The genome window CTACCAACTTTAAGTTTTGAAGAATTCTTAATATTTAAAGGTAGAGGTGAAATTGCTTCCTTTATTAATTCGGGTTCCATACCGGAAATTTATAAATCGGAATTGCAGAAATGGCTTAATGAATATTTATTATTTGGCGGTTATCCGGAGGTTGTTCTGGAAGAAGAGCTGGCAGAAAAAAAATTAATTCTAAAGGAAATTGCCGACTCATACATCAAAAAAGACGCTTTAGAAGCCAACCTTAAATATCCTGATATGTATTTTAAGATTTTGAAAATTCTATCTGCCGGAAGAGGATTATTTAATTCAAATAACATTGCTAAACATCTGAAAATACAATATCAAACGATTAATGCTTATGTAAAAATAATGGAAAGGTCTTTTCATATATCAAAAATTTTACCTTTTTATAGAAATGTAGAAAAAGAACTAAGGAAAATGCCAAAGATATATTTAAACGATTTAGGGCTGAGGAATTATTTTCTCGGAAATTTTAAGCCAATTTCATTACGAAACGACAGGGGTGATCTTTTGGAAAATTTTGTCTTCAGACGCTTTTATGACTTTTATCCAGTTGATGATATCCGTTTTTGGAGAACTCAAAAAAAGCAGGAAGTTGATTTTATTATTCAGGAATCAAAAGCGTATGAAGTTAAATTCTCAGAAAAAACATTCAATCCGAAAAAATATAGTTATTTTAAGAAACAATATCCTGATTTCTATTTTGACTTGATACATTTAGATAATGTATTAGAATTTACTCTTAAATAAAAAATTAAAAATTAGTTAAAATCGCAAAATATAATTTCTAAAAATGGAGCTCTATCAAAACTCAAATAATTTTAAACCTTTTCATCACATTTGCTCTAATAATTGAAAACACATGAACAGAAATGATCTCGAAAAGAAGCTTGAAGAGAATTATAAAAAAATTTTTTATCTTGCTTTGAAAATGCTGAAAAATCAGGAAGACGCAGAAGATGCGACTCAGGAAATTTTGTTCCTCGCATTTGAAAATGCTGGAAAATTTCGCGGAGATGCAAAATTTTCCACCTGGTTATATAGAATCGCCCTAAACCATATTTACGCAGTTATCGGGAAAAGAAAAAAAATGAAAGATTTTACGGCAAAAGATTTACGAACGGAAACCAAACAAAACCCGGAATCAGCCCTCTTGGAGCAAGAACTGTTCAATAAATTGAATTTGATTATTGACGATTTACCAAACAGACAAAAAGAAGTATTTTTAATGAGATATTATAATAACCTGAAATTCAAAGAGATTGCCACCATCCTTAAAAGGAGTATTGGAACAATAAAAAGTAATTATTTTTTTGCTATGCAGACTATTAAAGAAAAACTAAGCCAAAATGATTTGTTAGATTTTGGAGGACAATCATGAAATGCCTTGACGATAAAAAAATTCTGGATTATTTAAACGATGATCTGAATGGTGGTGAAGTAGAAGCCATAAAAAAGCATTTGCAAGAATGTAGCTCTTGTAAAAAACGTTATGGGGTCTGGGAAAAAACCGTCAACGTAACCGAAGAGTTCGTAAATACAGATATTGCTTCCGCCAATGTTCCTGAATTTTCCAAATTAATTAATCGGGAAAAAATAAATTTTACAGCAGAGAAGCCTCTATCTTCATTCCAAATGTGGCTTAAACCGGCACTTGCTACGGCTGCTGTGGTAATCCTTTCTTTATCATATTTTTTATTCCCATCTCCCGACATAAAACCAGAAGCGAAAAATTATTTGCTAACGAAAAACGATTATTATCAAAATGAACTGATCGAAGTTAACGAAATTAATTTTACGAATATTGAAAACAACTTACTGGAAGAGATTTATAACGATGAAGAATCACGTAATGAAATTCTTTACGGTTACGGCGATTATCAAATTTATCCCGATCAAATCAGAACAAGAACTCTCTCGGAAG of Candidatus Cloacimonadota bacterium contains these proteins:
- a CDS encoding AAA family ATPase; the protein is MKHRTLFNKLWKHLPKKQITLLVGARQTGKTTLMQQMHSKLEKEEKRTFFISLENPEILKLLDEHPRNLFQIIPPFNNKRKVVLFLDEIQYLRNPTNFLKYHYDLSQDSIKFVVSGSSAFYINEKFKDSLAGRKRIFILPTLSFEEFLIFKGRGEIASFINSGSIPEIYKSELQKWLNEYLLFGGYPEVVLEEELAEKKLILKEIADSYIKKDALEANLKYPDMYFKILKILSAGRGLFNSNNIAKHLKIQYQTINAYVKIMERSFHISKILPFYRNVEKELRKMPKIYLNDLGLRNYFLGNFKPISLRNDRGDLLENFVFRRFYDFYPVDDIRFWRTQKKQEVDFIIQESKAYEVKFSEKTFNPKKYSYFKKQYPDFYFDLIHLDNVLEFTLK
- a CDS encoding sigma-70 family RNA polymerase sigma factor, which codes for MNRNDLEKKLEENYKKIFYLALKMLKNQEDAEDATQEILFLAFENAGKFRGDAKFSTWLYRIALNHIYAVIGKRKKMKDFTAKDLRTETKQNPESALLEQELFNKLNLIIDDLPNRQKEVFLMRYYNNLKFKEIATILKRSIGTIKSNYFFAMQTIKEKLSQNDLLDFGGQS
- a CDS encoding zf-HC2 domain-containing protein; the protein is MKCLDDKKILDYLNDDLNGGEVEAIKKHLQECSSCKKRYGVWEKTVNVTEEFVNTDIASANVPEFSKLINREKINFTAEKPLSSFQMWLKPALATAAVVILSLSYFLFPSPDIKPEAKNYLLTKNDYYQNELIEVNEINFTNIENNLLEEIYNDEESRNEILYGYGDYQIYPDQIRTRTLSEELSDQEIQYLKDEIDKMKTT